From Apilactobacillus bombintestini:
TATCTTTATTAGCATAGATAGTTTGCTTATCTTCAAGTGAATTAAAGACATAATCTCTAACAGTCCAATCAGCTAGATTGTAACCATTTAGAGTTACAAAGAAACTACTTCTTCCTTGACGAAGATTAATTTCGAATAACTTAAATGTATTATCACGAGTATCATACTTCATATCAAAGTTGGCATATCCTACATAGTTAATTTCTTCCAAGAATTTCTTAATCATGTCATATAATTGTTCATTATATTCTGGCAAGATTGCAACATAATTTCCAATTGATGATGGTGAAGGATCTTCCAATAATGGATGACCTAGACACATCATTTTAACTTGATGATTCTTATCAACATACGCATTTAATGTACGCATATTACTATCATCACCAGGAATGAAGTCTTGTAAGATCAAATCAGAAGTATAACCATTTACATAGATTTTCTTAACAATATCTTTAAATTCTTCTTCAGATTTAATAATGAAAGCTTTTTTACGACCTTCAAAATGAATATCTAGCCATTCAACACTATTAGTTGGCTTTAATGCTACAGGGTAGCCAAATGGTTGTTGAATAGGTTCACCACTTTCGTAATCAGCCTTAGTAATAATCTTAGTCTTAGGATATGGTAAATCATACTTTTCACATAATTTGTAAAAGTTTTCTTTACTGTTTAGCTTTTTGATTAAATCATAGTCAACATATGGACAAACAAAAACATCGTTTAATTCATCCTTATGTTTAGAAATTAATTCTGCATATCCATCACCACATCCAATTAAAATAACTGGTTCTTTGTGATTTGCATATTCTTTCTTTAATTTACGCATGGATTCAATCCATTTTGGATCTTCACTAAATCCATCAATTAAAGTTAGATCAACAATTTTAGTAAAACGTGTAGGAGCTAGCATTTTTTCAGCATAAGCTTTCACAGGTTTTCTGTATTTTTCATATAATGAGCGTGCCATTCCATAGGCGTTAAAATCACTACCTAATAGAATTACAGTAAAATCAGATTTATTATTCATTTTCTATCCCTTTCAAAACATTTTGTACTACGACGGAATCAGTTTCGTAAGGAGTATCTACGCCGTTTATTTTCTGGTAAGGATCTCTTCCTTTACCAGCTACTACTATCATAGCATTATTATCGCCAGCGTAAATAGCTTTTTTGATAGCTAATCTTCTATCTAATTCTTTATGAACTTCTACTTTATCATGATCTACATAAGAATCAATTTCATTAACGATATCTTTAGGATCTTCAAATGCTGGATCATCAGTAGTTAAGAAAGCTACATCAGCATTTTCAGAAAGTGCTTTACCAAAGCCTTCTCTACGATCTTCACCTTTGTTTCCGGGACTACCTACTACCACAATAACTTTTCCATCTGCATTATTGGCTTTTAAAAAGCCAAGTAACGCATGCATACTTGCATAGTTATGAGCATAGTCTACATAAACAGTTCCATGGTTACCAGCATCATATGATTCCATTCTACCAGGAACGAATACATTAAATAATCCTTCTTGAGCTTCTTTAACTGTAGCATTAGCTAATTTAGTGGCAATTAAAGCTGACATAGCATTAGATTCATTATAATCACCTGCTACCGCAATTTTGTAGTCGTCTTCTAAATTCATTTGTTTAGCTTTATCTGTATTAGCAATTACTCTAATTTCATTACTATTGATGGTATCGGCTATACTACTGAATTGAAAATCAACATCAATACCATTAACTTGTTTTTGATTGCGGCTAAATAAATATACCTTACCTAATTCAGTAGTAGATTTAGCTGCACCATATACTTCAGCAAAGTGGTCAGTATCCGCATTGATAATACAATTTCGTGAATTGACCATAAGTTGTTCCTTGCAATGTAAATAATCTGCAAAAGTAGGATGTTCATTAGGTCCAATATGATCTGGGGATATATTCAAGAATATACCTACATCAAATTTCAATCCGTACACACGATTTTTCTTGTATGCTTGGGATGAAACTTCCATCACTAAGTGAGTCATTCCATTATCAACTGCTTGTCTCATATATTTAAATACATCCAATGATTCCGGTGTAGTTAAATGTGAT
This genomic window contains:
- a CDS encoding carboxylate--amine ligase produces the protein MNNKSDFTVILLGSDFNAYGMARSLYEKYRKPVKAYAEKMLAPTRFTKIVDLTLIDGFSEDPKWIESMRKLKKEYANHKEPVILIGCGDGYAELISKHKDELNDVFVCPYVDYDLIKKLNSKENFYKLCEKYDLPYPKTKIITKADYESGEPIQQPFGYPVALKPTNSVEWLDIHFEGRKKAFIIKSEEEFKDIVKKIYVNGYTSDLILQDFIPGDDSNMRTLNAYVDKNHQVKMMCLGHPLLEDPSPSSIGNYVAILPEYNEQLYDMIKKFLEEINYVGYANFDMKYDTRDNTFKLFEINLRQGRSSFFVTLNGYNLADWTVRDYVFNSLEDKQTIYANKDKDSRYLWLGVGEGVFKKYAKENADKEFALQLIKKRQVGTTFWYERDRNPKRWLLNVWMKHIYAKNFKQYFSEK
- a CDS encoding UDP-N-acetylmuramoyl-L-alanyl-D-glutamate--2,6-diaminopimelate ligase translates to MALGIDEIKTLLNEHGLLKEVVYSEHTSFDDVTYDSRNANPNTLFFCKGNFNPEYLTMAKDKGSTGYVSEEKYPEGNGLTQIIVNNVQKAMSLVGAAFYRYPQNNLFVIAYTGTKGKTTSSYFAKSILNHTTDNKTALISTIDTVVGNKPSQRFKSHLTTPESLDVFKYMRQAVDNGMTHLVMEVSSQAYKKNRVYGLKFDVGIFLNISPDHIGPNEHPTFADYLHCKEQLMVNSRNCIINADTDHFAEVYGAAKSTTELGKVYLFSRNQKQVNGIDVDFQFSSIADTINSNEIRVIANTDKAKQMNLEDDYKIAVAGDYNESNAMSALIATKLANATVKEAQEGLFNVFVPGRMESYDAGNHGTVYVDYAHNYASMHALLGFLKANNADGKVIVVVGSPGNKGEDRREGFGKALSENADVAFLTTDDPAFEDPKDIVNEIDSYVDHDKVEVHKELDRRLAIKKAIYAGDNNAMIVVAGKGRDPYQKINGVDTPYETDSVVVQNVLKGIENE